A window of the Hippoglossus stenolepis isolate QCI-W04-F060 chromosome 8, HSTE1.2, whole genome shotgun sequence genome harbors these coding sequences:
- the kiaa0319 gene encoding dyslexia-associated protein KIAA0319 isoform X1: MWEKTLLLLLLHSVDAVMASQCWQGATFSQAVVSPAVTSSGILRIPGVLTLPQCVAACCDLPGYNLAWLFQGRCYILICQQMENCQPRERPGADSFLAFLQRAPPQTLVLQSLVRGEPYSGRWRPLSRPSEAPGDLEALKDLALFDGPRQDFSGPGRLDVEYSEGSQEEKAGGGSEVVTSTHHSSLKGRDGFNQSEADDGPERTESSAAQIRASSVGNFSRGDEDGTRRPTDPAEKTTKTQGGTVSSSTTDSTHQDHSRTTAPPPTTAHWPSSTTTQTGRSPTPPLTKPEQHTLSTVSPGRTTDVVMTSAAVAPPTMPHPPAKTITSDPPTATSPLSTSPAPPTTTTLSADSVSEVVGSNRGPVAVVGPDRKLFLPLGSLLLDGSGSTDDHGIASYHWDAISGPPGLRLEEVDRAVATATGLRVGRYTFRLTVYDQQGAKDSASVTFRVEEAARLPPVAHASGSHTLTLPNNSLILRGSVTDGDQTRVQYLWVRDSQSPAAGDVLYGSETQASLYLANLVEGTYLFQLRVTDAQGRSSTATATVEVRPEPGGGEEVELEMLVSVSQVSLSQRDTVVRQLAALLHVFDGDIQVRALQGHSHLSSVLRLSVWGPSGPLPGSRLVALLRNQLLRDKSDYLLFRVLRVDTVLCLLHCSGRGQCDPVTKDCTCDPFWTENVIRRYLGDGESNCEWRVLYVILTSFLLMGVILSVSWTFICCCKRRRQTKVRRKTKYTILDNMDEQERVELRPKFSIKHRSTEHNSSLMMSESELDSDQDTIFSRDRPVQSRNQLIAQANRNGNAFG, encoded by the exons ATGTGGGAGAAaacgttgctgctgctgctgcttcactcgGTCGACG ctgtCATGGCGTCTCAGTGCTGGCAGGGGGCGACCTTCTCTCAGGCGGTGGTGTCCCCGGCTGTGACGAGCAGCGGCATCCTGCGGATACCCGGCGTGTTGACGTTGCCGCAGTGCGTGGCGGCGTGCTGCGACCTGCCGGGTTACAACCTCGCCTGGCTGTTCCAGGGACGCTGCTATATCCTGATCTGCCAGCAGATGGAGAACTGCCAGCCGCGAGAGAGACCAGGGGCCGACTCGTTCTTGGCCTTCCTGCAGAGGGCGCCACCTCAGACACTCGTGCTTCAGTCGCTGGTTAGAGGGGAGCCGTACAGCGGCCGCTGGAGGCCCCTGTCGCGGCCCTCTGAGGCCCCCGGGGACCTGGAGGCTCTGAAGGACCTGGCTCTCTTTGACGGGCCCCGGCAGGACTTCTCTGGCCCTGGGAGGCTGGACGTGGAGTATTCCGAGGGAAGCCAGGAGGAGAAGGCAGGCGGAGGTTCAGAGGTCGTAACGTCGACTCATCATTCGTCTCTGAAGGGAAGAGACGGATTCAACCAATCAGAAGCAGACGACGGTCCAGAGAGGACTGAGAGCAGCGCGGCCCAGATCCGAGCCTCGTCTGTGGGGAACTTCAGCCGAGGAGACGAGGACGGAACCAGGAGGCCGACGGatcctgcagagaaaaca ACCAAAACACAAGGTGGCACTGTTTCTTCATCAACCACTGACTCCACCCATCAAGACCATTCAAGGACTACAGCTCCACCCCCGACCACAGCTCATTGGCCGAGcagcacaaccacacagacGG GTCGATCCCCGACGCCGCCGCTCACAAAACCTGAACAACACACGTTGTCTACAGTTTCACCTGGACGCACAaccg ATGTTGTGATGACGTCAGCAGCTGTAGCTCCGCCCACCATGCCCCACCCCCCAGCCAAAACCATAACCTCTGACCCCCCGACCGCCACCTCACCTCTCAGCACCAGCCCCGCCCCCCCCACCACGACCACCCTCTCTGCTGACtctg TGTCGGAGGTCGTCGGGTCAAACCGTGGTCCGGTGGCGGTTGTAGGTCCTGACAGGAAGTTGTTCCTCCCGCTTGGCAGCTTGTTGCTCGATGGCAGCGGAAGCACCGACGACCACGGCATCGCCAGCTACCACTGGGACGCCATCAG CGGTCCTCCTGGGTTAaggctggaggaggtggaccGGGCGGTAGCTACGGCAACAGGTCTCCGGGTGGGGCGCTACACCTTCCGACTGACTGTCtatgaccagcagggggcgaaAGACAGCGCCTCAGTGACCTTCAGGGTCGAGGAGG ccgctcGTCTTCCTCCGGTCGCTCACGCCAGCGGCAGCCACACGTTAACTCTGCCCAACAACTCGCTCATTCTGCGAGGATCCGTCACCGACGGAGACCAGACCAGGGTCCAGTACCTCTGGGTCAGGGACAGCCAGAGTCCTGCTGCTGGG GACGTCCTGTACGGCTCGGAGACTCAAGCCTCTCTGTACCTGGCCAACCTGGTAGAAGGAACCTACCTGTTCCAGCTGAGGGTGACCGACGCTCAGGGACGCTCCAGCACGGCCACGGCCACGGTGGAGGTCCGACCAG AGCCGGgcgggggggaggaggtggagctggagatgctGGTGTCAGTGTCTCAGGTGAGTTTGTCTCAGAGGGACACGGTCGTCCGGCAGCTCGCCGCTCTGCTGCACGTCTTCGACGGGGACATCCAGGTCCGAGCGCTGCAGGGACACTCGCACCTCAG CTCGGTGCTGAGGCTCTCGGTGTGGGGCCCCTCGGGGCCCCTCCCTGGCTCCAGGTTAGTGGCTCTGTTGAGGAACCAGCTGCTCAGAGACAAGAGCGACTACCTGCTGTTCAGAGTCCTGAGAGTCGACACCGTGT TGTGTCTCCTCCACTGTTCGGGGCGTGGTCAGTGTGATCCGGTCACCAAGGACTGCACATGTGACCCCTTCTGGACGGAGAATGTGATTCGCCGTTACCTTGGTGACGGCGAAAGCAACTGTG AGTGGAGGGTTCTGTACGTCATCCTGACCAGTTTCCTGCTCATGGGCGTCATCCTGTCCGTCAGCTGGAccttcatctgctgctgcaagag GAGGAGACAGACCAAAGTGAGGAGGAAAACCAAATACACCATCCTGGACAACATGGACGAGCAGGAGAGGGTGGAGCTCAGACCCAAATTCA GCATCAAACACCGGAGCACAGAGCACAACTCCAGCCTGATGATGTCCGAGTCGGAGCTGGACAGCGACCAGGACACCATCTTCAGCCGGGACCGACCCGTCCAGAGCAGGAACCAGCTCATCGCTCAGGCTAATCGCAACGGAAACGCCTTCGGATGA
- the LOC118113961 gene encoding DENN domain-containing protein 4B-like, protein MTEEKCPQLVDYFVVAGLDPAGPWRPLDEDGKTSSPYSSSSTTSSSPARAVEPVTDLAVIAKGLGEEVPEGFTCIDRTLGGHSAELSAGLINNPHLYLCYRRGREKPPILDLGVLYEGKDPLKQGWYVIETTPYSRSANLSSGGAPTAHRVFLMYRRALDSQGLHTLGVTDIALLLPSKGEVAPHTFSRVDKNLNTGMWGPALYVCYKRAVAKANALVYEATLISRYPEEDLEAFPLPESVPVFCLPMGVTVESWPLNTKYQLPIFSTFVLTSASGDKVYGAAIQFYESFPRELLSERQSVRLGLLSVVDRRPITNRSLQAKKSICVLSHWPFFTIFQKFLTFIYRYSISGPHVLPLEKHISSFMHNVPFPSPQRPRILVQLSPYDNLLLCQPVSSPLPLSGASYLKLLQNLGPENACTLLLAVLTEHKLLLHSLRPDVLTSVSEALVSMSFPLRWLCPYIPLCPLQMADVLLAPMPFIVGVHSSYFDLYDPPTDVVCVDLDTNTIFQSDDKKPLSWRSLPRKHGKTLFNALTSLHKTLEKICTPGQEEATLEFLLTDYDQIYRRQKQLELEIQEVFLRFMSCLLRGYRSFLLPITQAPSDTTTDCSSLFNLQGFLKSRDRTQQKIYSQLTRTQMFTQFIEECSFVSDRHACLEFFDECVQKVDVEKPEEVRLIDMDETYSGEHTVFIMPPEEPQEPDGSECPALYSYETFPTLRPELFDQPQDQLRVPAKGSAPSSPAPRRTKQEIKLAQKRAQKYSAVPDMWSKCLLGHCYGLWFLYLPTFVRAESAKVRALHTAYDVLKHMENRKVVVPDEVCYRILMQLCGQYGQPVLAVRVLLEMKKAGITPNTITYGYYNKAVLESKWPSTSQGGRLRWAKLRNVLLAVAQFRQPIKRRQKSGSVGSRGEMMVDADQRPRPHSNLIRQSSWSGLSESSSHESLTGPMVKSNSLNSMSASSDKVKHCKKAVLPDAGTAGCRDAVSRKPPLGLRDASAPPAAPPSGVVVVPRSQVCLSNFYKECAESADSEPDCSCHPAERDGRPVGVRDSSGRKEAVDENYNNVSSPNRGGLAGKLQQLLTPTRHRVSVRRAASVDDRRPGGGIGRRVSEQRQSRKAQVAETLLKAKDRLVNATSESSLSVGSDLDLTDTPTPAFPIRRSWDANQEAAGLEVLMSSCSLCRSCNSLVYDEEIMAGWTSDDSNLNSSCPFCGATFVPFLNAEICDLGLISSAERSNWNLEDEVESSARPPSGQDFSLRHQCNGLSEESSSETSSYSENSRTTTASSVGGAPQVTVAYLSPLVLRKELESLLENEGEAVLAQPQFLDSHSIIFWNLVWYFQRLGLPCNLLQLVRASPLVSSFTQSESSAVSVRLLWDTLTPDTDQWPPLYILWRIHSGVPMRSYSWRRHNHPFTLAFLEEVLRWVGMNEVHKAVTLFLDTMAKQPASTRIQRSLYREFLFLTLAAMGKDHVAAFDKKYKAAYSRLSGTLGREELRKKRAQPLSPKAVDCRRSFHPPLEC, encoded by the exons GGTTCTGTACGAGGGGAAGGATCCACTGAAGCAGGGCTGGTACGTCATCGAGACGACGCCCTACAGCCGCTCGGCCAACCTGAGCTCTGGCGGCGCCCCGACGGCTCACCGGGTGTTCCTGATGTATCGGCGGGCTCTGGACTCGCAGGGGCTCCACACGCTGGGCGTCACCGACATCGCCCTGCTGCTGCCCAGCAAGGGGGAGGTGGCCCCGCACACTTTCTCCCGCGTCGATAAGAACCTGAACACCGGCATG tgGGGTCCGGCCCTGTACGTGTGCTATAAGAGGGCTGTGGCCAAAGCCAACGCGCTGGTCTACGAAGCCA cTCTGATCAGCCGCTACCCGGAGGAAGACCTGGAAGCGTTTCCTCTGCCGGAGTCGGTGCCGGTCTTCTGTTTGCCGATGGGCGTCACCGTGGAGAGCTGGCCTCTGAACACAAAGTACCAGCTGCCCATCTTCTCCACCTTCGTCCTCACGTCCGCCTCCGGGGACAAG GTTTACGGAGCAGCCATCCAGTTCTACGAGTCCTTCCCCAGGGAGCTGCTGTCGGAGCGGCAGAGCGTGAGGCTCGGCCTGCTCAGCGTGGTCGACCGGCGGCCGATCACCAACCGCAGCCTGCAGGCGAAGAAGAGCATCTGCGTCTTATCCCACTGGCCCTTCTTCACCATCTTCCAGAAGTTCCTCACCTTCATCTACAGATACTCCATCTCCGGGCCGCACGTCCTGCCTCTCGAAAA acacaTCTCCAGCTTCATGCACAACGTCCCGTTCCCGTCCCCCCAGCGGCCTCGTATCCTCGTTCAG ctCTCTCCGTacgacaacctgctgctctgccAGCCGGTCTCATCTCCGCTCCCACTCAG TGGGGCGAGttacctgaagctgctgcagaacctGGGTCCAGAAAACGCCTGCACGCTGCTGCTCGCCGTCCTCACCgaacacaaactgctgctgcactcgCTGCGCCCGGACGTCCTCACCTCCGTCAGCGAGGCCCTCGTCTCG ATGAGTTTCCCTCTGCGCTGGCTCTGTCCCTACATCCCTCTGTGTCCACTGCAGATGGCCGATGTGCTGCTGGCGCCGATGCCCTTCATCGTGGGCGTCCACTCCAGCTACTTCGACCTGTACGACCCCCCCACGGACGTGGTGTGTGTCGACCTGGACACCAACACCATCTTCCA GTCAGATGATAAGAAGCCGCTGTCGTGGCGCTCGTTACCCAGGAAGCACGGAAAGACTCTGTTCAACGCGCTCACCAGCCTCCACAAGACCCTGGAGAAGA TTTGCACCCCCGGCCAGGAGGAGGCCACGTTGGAGTTCCTGCTGACCGACTACGATCAGATCTACAGGCGTCAGaagcagctggagctggagatcCAGGAAGTGTTTCTGCGTTTCATGAGCTGCCTGCTGCGAGGATACCGCTCCTTCCTGCTGCCGATCACACAGGCTCCGTCCGACACCACCACCGACTGCAGTTCCCTCTTCAACCTGCAGG gcTTCCTGAAGTCTCGGGATCGGACGCAGCAGAAGATTTACAGCCAGCTGACGAGGACGCAGATGTTCACTCAGTTCATCGAGGAGTGCTCCTTCGTCAGTGACCGTCACGCCTGCCTGGAGTTCTTCGACGAGTGCGTCCAAAAG gtggatgtggaGAAGCCGGAGGAGGTGAGGCTGATCGACATGGATGAGACTTACAGTGGAGAACACACAGTCTTCATCATGCCTCCTGAAGAACCACAGGAACCGGACGGGTCAGAGTGTCCTGCCCTCTACAG CTATGAAACCTTCCCCACGCTGAGGCCGGAGCTCTTCGACCAGCCGCAGGACCAGCTCCGTGTCCCAGCTAAAGGCAGCGCCCCCAGCAGCCCCGCCCCTCGACGCACAAAACAG GAGATTAAACTGGCTCAGAAGCGAGCTCAGAAATACTCGGCGGTCCCCGACATGTGGTCCAAGTGTCTGCTGGGTCACTGTTACGGCCTCTGGTTCCTCTACCTGCCCACCTTCGTTCGGGCGGAGAGTGCCAAGGTCCGCGCCCTGCACACGGCCTACGACGTCCTCAAACACATGGAAAACCGCAAAGTGGTGGTGCCGGACGAG gtgtgttacCGCATCCTGATGCAGTTGTGTGGTCAGTACGGGCAGCCGGTCCTAGCTGTTCGAGTCCTGCTGGAGATGAAGAAGGCGGGAATCACACCCAACACCATCACCTACGGATACTACAACAAG GCAGTGCTGGAGAGCAAGTGGCCGTCTACCAGCCAGGGCGGGCGTCTCCGCTGGGCCAAGCTGAGGAACGTCCTGCTGGCCGTGGCCCAGTTCAGGCAGCCAATCAAACGGCGGCAGAAGAGCGGCTCGGTGGGGTCACGGGGAG AAATGATGGTGGACGCAGACCAgaggccccgcccccactccaATCTGATTCGTCAGTCCAGTTGGAGCGGTCTGTCTGAAAGCTCCAGTCACGAGTCTCTAACTGGTCCAATGGTGAAGAGCAACAGTCTGAACAGCATGAGTGCCTCGTCCGACA aGGTCAAACACTGTAAGAAGGCCGTCCTCCCTGACGCAGGGACTGCCGGCTGCCGTGACGCCGTCTCTCGAAAACCTCCCCTGGGACTAAGAGACGCGTCCGCCCCGCCTGCAGCGCCCCCTAGCGGTGTTGTAGTGGTGCCGCGGAGTCAGGTCTGCCTCTCCAACTTCTACAAAGAGTGCGCAGAGTCGGCCGACTCGGAGCCGGACTGCAGCTGTCATCCTGCGGAGAGAGACGGCAG gccTGTAGGGGTGCGTGACTCGTCCGGCAGGAAAGAGGCTGTGGATGAGAACTACAACAACGTCTCTTCCCCGAACCGCGGAGGTCTAGCAGGAaaactccagcagctcctcaccCCGACCAGACACCGAGTGTCGGTGCGACGAGCCGCCAGCGTGGACGACCGGCGGCCTGGAGGAGGGATAGGACGAAGAGTGTCGGAGCAGAGGCAGTCAAGGAAAGCTCAGGTGGCTGAAACGCTGCTGAAGGCCAAAGACAGGCTGGTGAACGCTACGTCAGAg AGTTCGTTGTCTGTAGGAAGTGACCTCGACTTGACGGACACGCCCACTCCAGCGTTTCCTATACGCAGGTCCTGGGACGCCAATCAGGAGGCGGCGGGGCTGGAG GTGTTGATGTccagctgctctctgtgtcGCAGCTGTAACTCATTGGTTTATGACGAGGAGATCATGGCGGGCTGGACGTCTGACGACTCGAACCTGAACTCGTCGTGTCCGTTCTGCGGCGCCACCTTCGTCCCGTTCCTGAACGCCGAGATCTGCGACCTCGGGCTGATCAGCAG TGCGGAGCGCAGCAACTGGAACCTGGAGGACGAGGTGGAGAGCTCGGCGAGGCCCCCCAGTGGTCAGGACTTCTCCCTGCGCCACCAGTGTAACGGTCTGAGCGAGGAATCGAGCTCTGAGACCAGCAGCTACTCGGAGAACAGCAGAACCACCACG gCTTCGTCAGTGGGTGGGGCTCCTCAGGTGACGGTGGCGTACCTGAGCCCTCTGGTTCTgaggaaggagctggagagtcTGCTGGAGAACGAGGGCGAGGCGGTGCTGGCTCAGCCTCAGTTCCTCGACAGTCACTCCATCATCTTCTGGAACCTGGTCTGGTACTTCCAGCGCCTCGGCCTCCCCTGTAACCTGCTGCAGCTCGTCAGAGCCTCGCCGCTCGTCAGCAGCTTCACACAG tCGGAGAGCTCGGCAGTGAGTGTGAGGCTCCTGTGGGACACCCTGACCCCCGACACAGACCAGTGGCCCCCCCTCTACATCCTCTGGAGGATCCACA gtgGCGTCCCGATGAGAAGCTACAGCTGGCGGAGACACAACCACCCGTTCACCCTGGCCTTCCTGGAGGAGGTGCTGCGCTGGGTCGGCATGAACGAGGTGCACAAAGCCGTCACGCTCTTCCTGGACACGATGGCCAAACAGCCGGCGTCAACCAGAATACAGAG gagCTTGTACAGAGAGTTCCTCTTCCTCACGCTGGCAGCTATGGGCAAAGATCACGTCG cGGCGTTTGATAAGAAGTACAAGGCGGCGTACTCGCGGCTCAGCGGCACTCTGGGCCGTGAGGAGCTCAGAAAGAAGCGAGCACAGCCGCTCAGCCCCAAAGCCGTTGACTGCAGACGCAGCTTCCACCCGCCTCTCGAATGCTGA
- the aldh5a1 gene encoding succinate-semialdehyde dehydrogenase, mitochondrial → MSAVFVPRTRCFLRHVLPGPPAAMHRLYSLDVTAPLLRTQGYVDGRWISAASVFPVLDPATGQEIARVADCGPAEAKQAVDAAYRAFDGWRRHTAKERSILLRKWFDLMTLHKQDLAKLVTFECGKPMAESLGEVAYSASFLEWFSEEARRVYGDIVSSPAKDRKLFLLKQPVGVSSIITPWNFPSAMITRKVGAALAAGCTVVVKPAEDTPLSALALAELAEQAGIPAGVFNVVPCSRERTPAVGEVLCTDPLVAKISFTGSTATGKVLLKMAADTVKKTSMELGGHAPFIVFDSADIDKAVGGAMASKFRNSGQTCVCSNRFLVQSGIYDRFMEKLGRAMDTELRLGHGSEPDTTQGPLINSRAAEKVVQQVSDAVSRGAKVLKGGKRLDGSFMEPTLLADVTTDMLCTREETFGPLLPVIRFDTEDEALAIANASNVGLAGYFYSQDISQIWRVAEELEVGIVGVNEGLLSTPECTFGGVKQSGLGREGAKYGIEEYLDVKYMCLGGLKL, encoded by the exons ATGTCCGCTGTCTTTGTGCCGAGGACCCGCTGCTTCCTCCGGCACGTCCTGCCCGGGCCGCCCGCCGCCATGCACCGGCTCTACAGCCTGGATGTGACCGCTCCGCTGCTCCGCACGCAGGGCTACGTGGACGGCCGCTGGATCTCCGCGGCCTCGGTGTTCCCCGTCCTGGACCCGGCCACCGGGCAGGAGATCGCCCGGGTGGCGGACTGCGGCCCCGCGGAGGCCAAGCAGGCGGTGGACGCTGCCTACCGGGCGTTCGACGGCTGGAGGCGGCACACAGCCAAG GAGCGGAGCATCCTGCTGAGGAAGTGGTTCGACCTGATGACGCTGCACAAACAAGACCTCGCCAAACTGGTCACGTTTGAATGT ggcAAACCAATGGCGGAGTCTCTCGGGGAGGTCGCATACTCCGCCTCCTTCCTGGAGTGGTTTTCAGAGGAGGCTCGGCGAGTTTACGGCGACATCGTCTCCTCGCCGGCAAAGGACAGGAAGCTCTTCCTCCTCAAGCAGCCGGTGGGCGTCAGCTCCATCATCACCCCG TGGAACTTCCCCAGCGCCATGATCACCAGGAAGGTGGGAGCTGCTCTGGCCGCCGGCTGCACGGTGGTGGTCAAACCGGCGGAGGACACGCCGCTGTCGGCGCTCGCTCTGGCCGAG ctggcGGAGCAGGCGGGGATCCCGGCGGGTGTGTTCAACGTGGTCCCTTGTTCCAGAGAGAGGACTCCGGCGGTCGGGGAGGTTCTTTGCACCGACCCCCTGGTGGCAAAAATCTCCTTCACCGGCTCCACAGCCACCGGCAAA GTGTTGCTGAAAATGGCCGCCGACACAGTGAAGAAGACGTCCATGGAGCTGGGTGGCCACGCCCCTTTCATCGTGTTCGACAGCGCCGACATAGACAAGGCAGTGGGCGGAGCCATGGCCTCCAAGTTCAGGAACTCCGGACAG acgtgtgtgtgttcaaaccGGTTCCTGGTTCAGAGCGGCATCTACGATCGCTTCATGGAGAAACTGGGCCGAGCGATGGACACCGAGCTCCGTCTGGGTCACGGCTCGGAGCCCGACACCACCCAGGGGCCGCTCATCaacagcagagctgcagagaag GTGGTCCAGCAGGTATCTGATGCCGTGTCCCGGGGAGCGAAGGTGTTGAAGGGAGGGAAGCGTCTGGACGGGTCCTTCATGGAGCCGACTCTGCTCGCCGACGTCACCACAGACATGCTCTGCACCAGAGAGGAAACGTTCGGCCCGCTGCTGCCGGTCATCAG GTTTGATACCGAGGACGAGGCTCTGGCCATCGCCAACGCGTCCAACGTTGGACTGGCAG GTTATTTCTACTCGCAGGACATCAGTCAGATCTGGCGGGTGGCGGAGGAGTTGGAGGTGGGGATCGTTGGAGTGAACGAGGGCCTGTTGTCCACCCCGGAGTGCACCTTCGGGGGGGTCAAACAGTCCGGTTTGGGCCGCGAGGGCGCCAAGTACGGCATCGAGGAGTATTTAGACGTGAAGTACATGTGTCTCGGTGGCCTCAAGCTGTGA
- the kiaa0319 gene encoding dyslexia-associated protein KIAA0319 homolog isoform X2 produces the protein MWEKTLLLLLLHSVDAVMASQCWQGATFSQAVVSPAVTSSGILRIPGVLTLPQCVAACCDLPGYNLAWLFQGRCYILICQQMENCQPRERPGADSFLAFLQRAPPQTLVLQSLVRGEPYSGRWRPLSRPSEAPGDLEALKDLALFDGPRQDFSGPGRLDVEYSEGSQEEKAGGGSEVVTSTHHSSLKGRDGFNQSEADDGPERTESSAAQIRASSVGNFSRGDEDGTRRPTDPAEKTTKTQGGTVSSSTTDSTHQDHSRTTAPPPTTAHWPSSTTTQTGRSPTPPLTKPEQHTLSTVSPGRTTDVVMTSAAVAPPTMPHPPAKTITSDPPTATSPLSTSPAPPTTTTLSADSVSEVVGSNRGPVAVVGPDRKLFLPLGSLLLDGSGSTDDHGIASYHWDAISGPPGLRLEEVDRAVATATGLRVGRYTFRLTVYDQQGAKDSASVTFRVEEGSRSSSSGRSRQRQPHVNSAQQLAHSARIRHRRRPDQGPVPLGQGQPESCCWEPGGGEEVELEMLVSVSQVSLSQRDTVVRQLAALLHVFDGDIQVRALQGHSHLSSVLRLSVWGPSGPLPGSRLVALLRNQLLRDKSDYLLFRVLRVDTVLCLLHCSGRGQCDPVTKDCTCDPFWTENVIRRYLGDGESNCEWRVLYVILTSFLLMGVILSVSWTFICCCKRRRQTKVRRKTKYTILDNMDEQERVELRPKFSIKHRSTEHNSSLMMSESELDSDQDTIFSRDRPVQSRNQLIAQANRNGNAFG, from the exons ATGTGGGAGAAaacgttgctgctgctgctgcttcactcgGTCGACG ctgtCATGGCGTCTCAGTGCTGGCAGGGGGCGACCTTCTCTCAGGCGGTGGTGTCCCCGGCTGTGACGAGCAGCGGCATCCTGCGGATACCCGGCGTGTTGACGTTGCCGCAGTGCGTGGCGGCGTGCTGCGACCTGCCGGGTTACAACCTCGCCTGGCTGTTCCAGGGACGCTGCTATATCCTGATCTGCCAGCAGATGGAGAACTGCCAGCCGCGAGAGAGACCAGGGGCCGACTCGTTCTTGGCCTTCCTGCAGAGGGCGCCACCTCAGACACTCGTGCTTCAGTCGCTGGTTAGAGGGGAGCCGTACAGCGGCCGCTGGAGGCCCCTGTCGCGGCCCTCTGAGGCCCCCGGGGACCTGGAGGCTCTGAAGGACCTGGCTCTCTTTGACGGGCCCCGGCAGGACTTCTCTGGCCCTGGGAGGCTGGACGTGGAGTATTCCGAGGGAAGCCAGGAGGAGAAGGCAGGCGGAGGTTCAGAGGTCGTAACGTCGACTCATCATTCGTCTCTGAAGGGAAGAGACGGATTCAACCAATCAGAAGCAGACGACGGTCCAGAGAGGACTGAGAGCAGCGCGGCCCAGATCCGAGCCTCGTCTGTGGGGAACTTCAGCCGAGGAGACGAGGACGGAACCAGGAGGCCGACGGatcctgcagagaaaaca ACCAAAACACAAGGTGGCACTGTTTCTTCATCAACCACTGACTCCACCCATCAAGACCATTCAAGGACTACAGCTCCACCCCCGACCACAGCTCATTGGCCGAGcagcacaaccacacagacGG GTCGATCCCCGACGCCGCCGCTCACAAAACCTGAACAACACACGTTGTCTACAGTTTCACCTGGACGCACAaccg ATGTTGTGATGACGTCAGCAGCTGTAGCTCCGCCCACCATGCCCCACCCCCCAGCCAAAACCATAACCTCTGACCCCCCGACCGCCACCTCACCTCTCAGCACCAGCCCCGCCCCCCCCACCACGACCACCCTCTCTGCTGACtctg TGTCGGAGGTCGTCGGGTCAAACCGTGGTCCGGTGGCGGTTGTAGGTCCTGACAGGAAGTTGTTCCTCCCGCTTGGCAGCTTGTTGCTCGATGGCAGCGGAAGCACCGACGACCACGGCATCGCCAGCTACCACTGGGACGCCATCAG CGGTCCTCCTGGGTTAaggctggaggaggtggaccGGGCGGTAGCTACGGCAACAGGTCTCCGGGTGGGGCGCTACACCTTCCGACTGACTGTCtatgaccagcagggggcgaaAGACAGCGCCTCAGTGACCTTCAGGGTCGAGGAGGGTAG ccgctcGTCTTCCTCCGGTCGCTCACGCCAGCGGCAGCCACACGTTAACTCTGCCCAACAACTCGCTCATTCTGCGAGGATCCGTCACCGACGGAGACCAGACCAGGGTCCAGTACCTCTGGGTCAGGGACAGCCAGAGTCCTGCTGCTGGG AGCCGGgcgggggggaggaggtggagctggagatgctGGTGTCAGTGTCTCAGGTGAGTTTGTCTCAGAGGGACACGGTCGTCCGGCAGCTCGCCGCTCTGCTGCACGTCTTCGACGGGGACATCCAGGTCCGAGCGCTGCAGGGACACTCGCACCTCAG CTCGGTGCTGAGGCTCTCGGTGTGGGGCCCCTCGGGGCCCCTCCCTGGCTCCAGGTTAGTGGCTCTGTTGAGGAACCAGCTGCTCAGAGACAAGAGCGACTACCTGCTGTTCAGAGTCCTGAGAGTCGACACCGTGT TGTGTCTCCTCCACTGTTCGGGGCGTGGTCAGTGTGATCCGGTCACCAAGGACTGCACATGTGACCCCTTCTGGACGGAGAATGTGATTCGCCGTTACCTTGGTGACGGCGAAAGCAACTGTG AGTGGAGGGTTCTGTACGTCATCCTGACCAGTTTCCTGCTCATGGGCGTCATCCTGTCCGTCAGCTGGAccttcatctgctgctgcaagag GAGGAGACAGACCAAAGTGAGGAGGAAAACCAAATACACCATCCTGGACAACATGGACGAGCAGGAGAGGGTGGAGCTCAGACCCAAATTCA GCATCAAACACCGGAGCACAGAGCACAACTCCAGCCTGATGATGTCCGAGTCGGAGCTGGACAGCGACCAGGACACCATCTTCAGCCGGGACCGACCCGTCCAGAGCAGGAACCAGCTCATCGCTCAGGCTAATCGCAACGGAAACGCCTTCGGATGA